One Desulfonatronum thiodismutans DNA segment encodes these proteins:
- a CDS encoding iron-containing alcohol dehydrogenase, producing the protein MSDHRVTKFAIPEIIFGQGSIGYLAQCSRRLGAKRALLVTDQGLIDSGWAGHVMDILRGDGLDFLLFDKVNSNPRDYQVHEGADLYTLEKADVIIALGGGSPMDTAKGVGTIVGNGGRIADYEGANRIMRPLPPMIFIPTNAGSGSDISQFCIITDVERQVKMSIISRSLVPNVSIIDPNLLMTKGNQLVVSSAIDALAHAIESFVSPLASPFTENQALKAIELIAKNLQPALENRTPQVMEQLSIASTAAGMSFSNAGLGIGHALAHSLGGIFDTLHGLVHPIVLPAVMRYNLPACPEKMCTIGRIIQGGVESCSPSQGEEGISQLEELFARLDVPHRMRDIVPDASKLEQICRMAVHDACMLTNPRKADWEDLLAICREAW; encoded by the coding sequence ATGTCCGACCATCGCGTAACCAAGTTCGCCATTCCGGAAATCATCTTCGGCCAGGGCAGCATCGGCTATCTGGCTCAATGCTCGCGCCGACTGGGGGCGAAGCGGGCTTTGTTGGTTACGGACCAGGGGCTGATCGATTCCGGGTGGGCTGGGCACGTGATGGATATTCTGCGGGGCGATGGGTTGGACTTTCTCCTCTTCGACAAGGTCAACTCCAATCCCCGGGACTATCAGGTCCATGAAGGCGCGGACCTGTACACCCTGGAAAAGGCGGACGTGATCATCGCCCTGGGCGGGGGCAGTCCCATGGACACGGCCAAGGGCGTGGGGACCATCGTAGGCAACGGCGGGCGGATCGCGGACTATGAGGGAGCGAACCGGATCATGCGGCCCCTGCCGCCGATGATTTTCATCCCCACCAACGCCGGCAGCGGTTCGGATATTTCCCAATTCTGCATCATCACGGACGTGGAGCGGCAGGTGAAGATGTCCATCATCAGCCGGTCCCTGGTACCCAACGTCTCCATCATCGACCCGAATTTGCTGATGACCAAGGGCAATCAACTGGTCGTTTCATCGGCCATCGACGCCCTGGCCCATGCCATCGAATCCTTCGTCTCGCCCCTGGCTTCGCCCTTCACGGAAAACCAAGCCTTAAAAGCCATCGAATTGATCGCCAAGAACCTTCAACCAGCCCTGGAAAACCGCACGCCGCAAGTCATGGAGCAGCTCTCCATCGCCAGCACCGCCGCGGGGATGTCCTTCAGCAACGCCGGGTTGGGCATCGGCCACGCCCTGGCGCACTCTCTGGGCGGAATCTTCGACACTTTGCACGGCTTGGTGCATCCCATCGTGCTGCCGGCGGTGATGCGCTACAATCTTCCGGCCTGTCCGGAAAAGATGTGCACCATCGGGCGGATCATTCAAGGAGGGGTGGAAAGTTGCTCTCCGAGCCAGGGAGAGGAAGGCATCTCCCAATTGGAGGAGCTTTTTGCCCGGCTGGACGTGCCGCACCGGATGAGGGACATCGTGCCCGATGCCTCCAAGCTGGAGCAAATCTGCCGAATGGCCGTGCACGACGCCTGCATGTTGACCAACCCCCGCAAGGCCGACTGGGAGGACCTCTTGGCCATTTGCAGGGAGGCATGGTGA